The following are encoded together in the Fibrobacter sp. UWR4 genome:
- a CDS encoding LytR C-terminal domain-containing protein, which yields MRLIACLVFCALLWGCNEVREEAPKPRVVRTYKGDVELLNSCGIQGAAASIRAFLRENGFDVVSSRNDLLQNYEETIIVLRNPEWEGAQALASTLRTKNVLIVGSDHPAVVDAAVYIGKDFKQIIEPEEGK from the coding sequence ATGCGACTTATTGCTTGCCTAGTATTCTGTGCCCTTCTGTGGGGATGCAACGAGGTTCGGGAAGAAGCTCCCAAGCCCCGTGTGGTCCGTACGTACAAGGGCGACGTGGAACTACTGAACAGTTGCGGCATTCAGGGGGCAGCTGCTTCCATACGAGCCTTCCTGAGAGAGAACGGTTTCGACGTGGTCAGTTCCCGAAACGACCTGCTGCAGAATTACGAAGAGACAATCATCGTTCTCAGGAATCCCGAATGGGAAGGCGCCCAGGCACTTGCAAGTACCTTAAGGACAAAGAACGTACTGATTGTGGGAAGCGACCACCCGGCTGTAGTTGATGCAGCCGTGTACATTGGAAAAGACTTTAAACAAATCATCGAACCCGAAGAGGGAAAATAA
- a CDS encoding SPOR domain-containing protein, translated as MKRSIILLSVSLAAAMASAQTEAPVTMADAQKAYVSGNWKEAATAYEKVCPSQPKEAQVSCNLWGVLALSQIGDAKSFKKAGTRLDSLINTTNPQHDNYADLVMTRAQFMLYLGKYDKAAEELIHAIETSRPSQSLVLQKVCSAVLSRTKSEELYERCEGLKHPEVIAPAKPATEAAKPAEVKTAEVKPAVAENKPVEAKPTEPVAAPQAPAAPVAAAPAPTQAAPAPATETAKPAEEYWILQLGAFGVRENANLLVTNLKKQKISSTVVEMPRGDRTLYLVQTGHFSTREEANSYGEKALLPLNVEFQPLLKK; from the coding sequence TTGAAACGCTCTATTATTCTTTTGTCTGTATCACTCGCTGCCGCCATGGCAAGCGCACAAACCGAAGCACCCGTTACCATGGCCGATGCTCAGAAGGCCTATGTTTCCGGCAACTGGAAGGAAGCCGCCACGGCTTATGAAAAAGTATGTCCCAGCCAGCCTAAAGAAGCCCAGGTAAGCTGCAATTTGTGGGGAGTCCTTGCGCTTTCCCAGATTGGTGACGCCAAGTCCTTCAAGAAGGCGGGTACCCGACTAGACAGCCTTATTAACACAACCAACCCTCAGCACGACAACTATGCAGACCTGGTAATGACGCGGGCCCAGTTCATGCTGTATCTTGGAAAATATGACAAGGCTGCCGAAGAACTGATCCATGCCATCGAGACATCCAGGCCCAGCCAGAGCCTTGTGCTCCAGAAAGTTTGCTCTGCAGTTCTTTCTAGAACCAAATCCGAGGAACTTTACGAACGTTGCGAAGGCTTGAAACATCCTGAAGTTATTGCCCCCGCAAAGCCAGCCACAGAAGCAGCAAAGCCCGCCGAAGTCAAGACAGCGGAAGTCAAGCCCGCAGTTGCCGAAAACAAGCCCGTAGAAGCAAAGCCTACCGAACCGGTAGCGGCCCCCCAAGCACCTGCAGCACCAGTCGCAGCAGCCCCCGCCCCCACACAGGCAGCTCCGGCACCTGCAACAGAAACAGCAAAACCTGCCGAAGAGTACTGGATTTTGCAGTTGGGAGCCTTTGGAGTCCGTGAAAACGCCAATCTTCTGGTTACAAACCTCAAGAAGCAGAAAATTTCCAGCACCGTCGTAGAAATGCCCCGTGGAGATAGAACACTCTATTTAGTCCAGACAGGGCACTTTTCCACCAGAGAAGAGGCAAATTCTTACGGCGAGAAAGCACTTTTGCCCTTAAATGTGGAATTTCAGCCCCTTCTTAAGAAATAA
- a CDS encoding class I SAM-dependent methyltransferase: MSKFTDYIGSQFGNPRGFVGKVCCIIMNVINTVYFWSDTVKGLSEIRRVLKPGATFYNVVYTREWLDKLSYTKKGFKKFEPEQLMDFGRQAGFENVQIKDIVKGKSFVVIYTKA; encoded by the coding sequence ATGTCGAAATTCACAGATTATATCGGCTCGCAGTTCGGAAATCCTCGCGGTTTCGTGGGGAAGGTCTGCTGCATTATCATGAATGTCATCAACACCGTCTATTTCTGGTCGGACACGGTAAAAGGCCTCTCCGAAATTCGCCGTGTGCTGAAACCTGGTGCAACCTTCTATAATGTGGTCTACACCAGGGAATGGCTGGACAAGCTTTCCTACACCAAGAAGGGGTTCAAGAAGTTTGAACCGGAACAGCTGATGGATTTTGGTCGTCAGGCCGGCTTTGAAAATGTCCAGATCAAGGATATCGTAAAAGGTAAGAGCTTCGTGGTCATTTACACCAAGGCGTAA
- the rsfS gene encoding ribosome silencing factor yields MTTRNDLPESIQLGASILFELRAQDVQLIDLRGIKDVTDYFLIATCESEAQMQAILNELHKEFKANKVPTLGVEYKEGVRWAVFDAGMDLMVHLFEEEKRAEISLDRLYADGKIEELNEEDFVREATKKSGDDNELV; encoded by the coding sequence ATGACAACAAGAAATGACCTGCCGGAATCCATCCAGTTGGGCGCAAGCATTCTTTTTGAACTGCGCGCTCAGGACGTGCAACTCATCGACCTTCGCGGCATCAAGGACGTAACCGATTACTTCCTGATCGCAACCTGCGAAAGCGAAGCCCAGATGCAGGCTATCCTCAATGAACTCCACAAGGAATTCAAGGCTAACAAGGTTCCTACCCTGGGCGTTGAATATAAGGAAGGCGTTCGCTGGGCTGTGTTCGACGCAGGCATGGACCTGATGGTTCACCTGTTCGAAGAAGAAAAGCGTGCAGAAATTTCCCTGGACCGTCTGTATGCTGACGGCAAAATTGAAGAACTGAACGAAGAGGACTTCGTCCGCGAAGCCACCAAGAAGTCTGGAGACGACAATGAACTCGTTTGA
- the panD gene encoding aspartate 1-decarboxylase, whose translation MQLELLKCKIHRATVTDANLNYQGSITIARDLMDAAGLLPYEKVGVLDVNNGSRLDTYVIEGPAKSGMICLNGAAARLVQPGDLVIIVAYATMSPEEAKTWQPIVVHVNEKNEII comes from the coding sequence ATGCAGCTTGAACTCCTTAAATGTAAGATTCACCGCGCAACGGTAACCGATGCAAACCTGAACTACCAGGGATCCATTACGATTGCCCGTGATTTGATGGACGCCGCAGGCCTCCTGCCCTACGAAAAAGTTGGCGTGCTGGACGTAAATAACGGTTCCCGTTTGGATACGTACGTGATCGAAGGTCCCGCAAAGTCCGGCATGATCTGCCTGAACGGCGCTGCAGCCCGTCTTGTTCAGCCTGGTGATTTGGTCATTATCGTAGCCTACGCTACCATGAGCCCCGAAGAAGCCAAGACTTGGCAGCCCATCGTCGTTCATGTCAACGAAAAGAACGAGATCATCTAG
- a CDS encoding CatB-related O-acetyltransferase has translation MSPNPNTVHPIAGYDKEIYVKPTIKNPNIVVGDFTYIADSDFESHVTHFYPWSRDKLIIGKFCQIAAGVEFVMNDANHQMNSVSTFPFYTLEGWNMKPPKAEDMPLKGNTVIGNDVWIGQNATILPGTQIGDGAIIGASSVVCGKVEPYTIIAGNPAKPIRKRFDDELISMMQKWKWWDKSIEEINSLIPILTNSNLEIVKEKIKEFLK, from the coding sequence ATGAGTCCGAATCCAAACACAGTTCATCCCATCGCTGGGTACGATAAAGAAATCTACGTGAAACCCACCATCAAAAATCCAAACATCGTCGTTGGGGATTTCACCTATATAGCTGATTCGGATTTCGAAAGTCATGTCACCCATTTCTACCCTTGGAGCAGGGATAAGCTGATTATCGGCAAATTTTGCCAAATTGCCGCAGGCGTTGAATTCGTCATGAACGACGCCAACCATCAGATGAATTCCGTTTCCACATTTCCTTTCTACACCCTTGAAGGTTGGAACATGAAGCCACCCAAGGCTGAAGACATGCCGCTCAAGGGCAACACTGTCATTGGGAATGACGTATGGATCGGTCAAAACGCCACCATACTCCCGGGTACACAAATTGGAGACGGAGCCATCATCGGAGCAAGCAGCGTTGTGTGCGGGAAAGTCGAGCCCTATACAATCATTGCAGGAAACCCAGCAAAACCTATCCGCAAGCGATTTGACGACGAACTGATTAGTATGATGCAAAAATGGAAATGGTGGGACAAATCCATTGAAGAAATCAATAGTTTGATTCCAATTCTCACCAACAGCAATCTCGAAATCGTCAAAGAAAAAATCAAAGAGTTTTTGAAATGA
- a CDS encoding TIGR02171 family protein, giving the protein MAKYLKFLYPYLVYVGCLLMASACDSGSDAYVIASPVDVEESSIEGMVFVRAAGAFAFLGTERKAKAIERPQMRVDFDYDFSIGRTEVTCGEFNAFQREGGLVLDCENDSLPATDITYYDAVLFANAKSKSIRKDTAYTYNSAFYDEKGHCINLEGFVFRPEVEAIRLPTEAEWVLVANKVWNPNNSWNADNSDYRSHKVCSMQVHSSGICDMAGNVMEWMNDWLGNFANVTLVNYVGAPDGGNLGQRVVKGGSFRDVPCDMELYTRGDVYTVTSETHKDYIGFRLAYGSIPDAQWMDNRGGAATSRVIPLASPLTIRNLTGTYQAKVVFRNEVTGNLDIIDFSSGVASVSEIKDTLKVYHPVISPDGKKVAFSTGTEGVSGTSAVYVRDLNTAGTNLVKLDVPSAAIPRWKIFDGDTSIVYVSDAGNNENTKTFMENSTWSVSFMNGKFGTPKKLFDGAYHGGVDAQKKFAVSGARKLRVHVSGVDTIWFNNNQACNASLSKDDLKKTLFLDFGSVKGTDYVDESYGVHERILVVDSLGQLVDVFPSPSNYAFDHTEWAANDLIIASLTNVNGAHEKIVIINTLDSSVTEIAEGEELWHPDFWFKNQGGAGEESLLNFDSAGVYFTAGVPFFGLDLRVKMESFWTKKDVASVVALGSSRVMFGIDEKKYVSGVLVNMGFSSGDFSGMYYLFKNYVLKHTKAKYVVVEFSPDFLITDENSSWNLIYQGSPGFRYDENHDFWPDGVSESFVTAVKDSYKPTDSLTLPYTYDNILLPTEGWGSPVIYRDSIEAYEINKTNIWTNMDTLRSMCKMAKENEVQLIALIPPQNPKYKNTGAFGIYGLNRSRSLELIDSVKHMDIILMDENKMGDHDYGNNMAYNADHLSITGAAQLTYRLDSLIQTLK; this is encoded by the coding sequence ATGGCGAAGTATTTGAAGTTCTTGTATCCCTATCTAGTGTACGTAGGCTGTCTGCTGATGGCTAGTGCATGCGATAGCGGATCCGATGCTTACGTCATAGCCTCTCCTGTCGATGTAGAGGAAAGTTCCATCGAAGGTATGGTTTTCGTTCGGGCTGCTGGTGCTTTTGCCTTTTTGGGCACGGAAAGGAAAGCCAAGGCCATTGAACGTCCCCAGATGCGAGTCGATTTTGACTATGATTTCTCGATTGGCCGTACAGAAGTCACTTGCGGAGAGTTTAATGCTTTCCAACGAGAGGGGGGGCTTGTCCTGGATTGCGAAAATGATTCCTTACCTGCGACGGATATTACCTACTATGATGCAGTTCTTTTTGCAAATGCTAAAAGCAAGAGCATCAGGAAAGATACCGCCTATACCTACAATTCTGCCTTCTATGATGAAAAAGGTCACTGTATTAACCTGGAAGGATTCGTTTTCCGCCCTGAAGTAGAGGCGATTCGCTTGCCTACGGAAGCGGAATGGGTCCTGGTGGCGAACAAGGTCTGGAATCCCAACAACAGCTGGAATGCGGACAATTCCGATTATCGGAGTCATAAGGTCTGTTCCATGCAGGTGCACTCTTCTGGTATCTGTGACATGGCCGGAAATGTCATGGAATGGATGAATGACTGGCTGGGCAACTTTGCGAATGTGACCCTCGTGAATTATGTCGGTGCACCCGATGGGGGAAATCTTGGACAGCGGGTGGTGAAGGGAGGGAGTTTCCGCGACGTTCCTTGCGATATGGAACTCTATACCCGAGGGGATGTTTATACTGTTACATCCGAGACGCACAAGGACTATATCGGTTTTCGTCTGGCTTATGGATCCATTCCCGACGCTCAATGGATGGACAATCGTGGGGGAGCGGCTACAAGCAGGGTAATTCCCCTGGCAAGTCCCCTTACCATCCGAAACCTCACGGGAACATATCAGGCTAAGGTAGTCTTCCGTAACGAAGTAACGGGAAACTTGGATATAATTGACTTTTCTTCGGGAGTAGCTTCTGTTTCCGAGATTAAGGACACCTTAAAAGTCTATCATCCTGTCATTTCTCCTGATGGAAAGAAGGTCGCATTCAGTACTGGTACGGAAGGGGTATCTGGGACGTCTGCAGTTTATGTCCGTGACCTGAATACGGCAGGGACGAACCTGGTGAAATTGGATGTGCCGTCTGCGGCAATTCCTCGCTGGAAGATTTTTGATGGGGATACCTCTATTGTTTATGTTTCGGATGCCGGGAATAACGAAAATACAAAGACGTTTATGGAAAACTCCACCTGGAGCGTCTCCTTTATGAATGGTAAGTTCGGGACACCCAAAAAACTTTTTGATGGCGCCTACCATGGCGGGGTCGATGCCCAGAAAAAGTTCGCTGTATCCGGAGCAAGGAAACTTCGTGTTCATGTTTCTGGAGTAGATACTATCTGGTTCAATAATAACCAGGCCTGCAATGCGTCCCTCTCCAAGGATGATCTTAAGAAAACTTTGTTCCTGGATTTTGGAAGCGTAAAGGGGACGGACTATGTGGACGAATCCTATGGCGTCCACGAACGAATTCTAGTGGTTGATAGTCTTGGCCAGTTGGTGGATGTTTTCCCGTCTCCATCCAACTACGCTTTCGACCATACGGAATGGGCTGCAAACGACCTGATTATTGCAAGTTTGACGAACGTCAATGGCGCGCACGAAAAAATCGTAATTATAAACACTTTAGACTCCTCTGTTACAGAGATTGCCGAAGGGGAAGAGCTGTGGCATCCGGATTTCTGGTTCAAGAATCAGGGTGGGGCTGGTGAAGAGAGTCTGTTGAATTTTGATAGCGCAGGGGTTTATTTTACCGCCGGTGTACCGTTCTTCGGTCTGGATTTAAGAGTGAAAATGGAGTCCTTCTGGACCAAGAAGGATGTTGCTTCCGTGGTTGCCCTTGGTAGTTCCAGAGTGATGTTTGGCATCGACGAAAAGAAGTATGTTTCTGGCGTCCTGGTGAACATGGGTTTCTCTTCGGGCGATTTTTCTGGCATGTATTACCTTTTCAAGAACTATGTCCTTAAGCATACAAAGGCGAAATATGTTGTAGTAGAGTTTTCTCCCGACTTCTTGATTACCGATGAAAACTCCAGTTGGAATCTAATCTATCAGGGCTCTCCGGGTTTCCGTTACGACGAAAATCATGATTTCTGGCCTGATGGTGTAAGCGAATCCTTTGTAACAGCGGTGAAGGATTCCTACAAGCCCACAGATTCGCTGACTTTGCCCTATACCTATGATAATATTTTGCTGCCCACCGAAGGATGGGGAAGTCCTGTGATTTACCGAGACTCCATTGAAGCCTACGAAATAAATAAGACCAACATTTGGACGAACATGGATACCTTACGGAGTATGTGCAAAATGGCCAAGGAAAATGAGGTCCAGCTAATTGCCCTTATTCCGCCTCAGAATCCCAAGTACAAAAATACAGGTGCTTTCGGCATCTATGGACTCAACAGGTCCCGTTCTCTTGAATTGATTGACTCCGTCAAGCACATGGACATTATCCTGATGGATGAGAACAAGATGGGCGACCATGATTATGGTAACAATATGGCATACAATGCGGACCATCTATCCATAACAGGGGCCGCTCAGCTTACTTACCGTCTGGACTCCTTGATTCAGACTTTAAAGTAA
- the miaB gene encoding tRNA (N6-isopentenyl adenosine(37)-C2)-methylthiotransferase MiaB — protein MKKYYLATYGCQMNEYDSALIAQQLDMRGCIETGDIAEADFIIVNTCSVREKAEDTAFANISKYRKLKKANPDKKVVVCGCMAKNRGPEILKRLKVVNYVVGPDQYSKIPELLLDGPDSPLHKTHHRMFLDEDITENYVGNYAKVKHDFSTFVTIQRGCNKRCSYCIVPYLRGPEKYRDMNDVLTEVQKAADKGITEVMLLGQTVNAYKNGDNNFATLLTKVSEIGGIQRIRFTSPHPRHYTNELIDVLLNNPKVCHYAHIPIQSGSDAMLKKMRRQHNMEQYMSVIEQLRSKDPYYAISTDVICGFVGETEQDFEDTMKAFEACQFDTAYMFIYSPRKGTESYKEQETLTAEEKLARHTRLVELQNEITKKRNEMMLGRTETLLVEGCSSRDSEELMGKTDNFKKVIFKPSEGRIVKPGDYVKVKIDDIRGWTLRGTLLD, from the coding sequence ATGAAGAAATATTACTTGGCCACATACGGCTGCCAGATGAACGAGTACGATTCCGCCCTCATTGCCCAGCAATTGGACATGCGTGGCTGCATAGAGACCGGTGACATTGCCGAAGCCGATTTCATTATCGTCAACACCTGCTCCGTTCGCGAAAAGGCAGAGGATACCGCATTTGCCAACATCAGCAAGTACCGCAAGCTGAAAAAGGCCAACCCCGACAAGAAGGTGGTTGTCTGCGGTTGCATGGCCAAGAACCGCGGCCCGGAAATTCTCAAGCGACTGAAGGTGGTGAACTACGTCGTGGGTCCGGACCAGTATTCGAAAATTCCTGAGCTTCTGCTGGACGGTCCTGACAGCCCGTTGCACAAGACTCACCACCGTATGTTCCTGGATGAGGACATCACGGAAAACTATGTGGGCAATTACGCCAAGGTGAAGCACGACTTCAGCACTTTTGTGACGATCCAGCGCGGATGTAACAAGCGCTGCAGCTACTGTATCGTCCCCTACCTCCGCGGTCCGGAAAAGTACCGCGACATGAACGACGTTCTGACTGAAGTCCAGAAGGCTGCCGACAAGGGCATTACCGAAGTCATGCTTTTGGGCCAGACAGTCAACGCCTACAAGAATGGCGACAACAATTTTGCCACCTTGCTCACCAAGGTTTCTGAAATCGGCGGCATCCAGCGCATCCGCTTTACCAGCCCCCATCCGAGGCATTACACCAACGAACTGATCGACGTTCTGCTGAACAACCCCAAGGTTTGCCACTACGCCCACATTCCTATCCAGAGCGGTAGCGACGCCATGCTGAAGAAGATGCGCCGCCAGCACAACATGGAACAGTACATGAGCGTCATCGAGCAGCTCCGCAGCAAGGATCCGTACTACGCCATTTCTACCGACGTGATCTGCGGTTTTGTGGGCGAAACGGAACAGGACTTCGAGGATACCATGAAGGCTTTTGAGGCCTGCCAGTTCGACACCGCCTACATGTTCATCTACAGCCCGCGAAAGGGAACCGAATCCTACAAGGAACAGGAAACCCTCACCGCCGAAGAAAAGCTGGCTCGCCACACCCGTCTGGTGGAACTTCAGAACGAAATCACCAAGAAGCGAAACGAGATGATGCTGGGCCGTACCGAGACCTTGCTGGTGGAAGGCTGTTCCAGCCGCGACAGCGAGGAACTCATGGGCAAGACCGACAACTTCAAGAAGGTCATCTTCAAGCCTTCCGAGGGGCGCATCGTAAAGCCGGGCGACTACGTGAAGGTGAAAATTGACGACATCCGCGGATGGACATTGCGCGGGACATTGCTAGACTAA
- a CDS encoding HAD family hydrolase, producing the protein MTSSTELKELLDHKELFIFDLDGTMFNSLGDLAPAVNYALKAFGVQQISKDNVRSCIGNGSRNLIRRSVASGLMFAAGKTAGEPIAGKSNAEHLDVRNAEAVAAVLESAGFDEAKIDEVLKTYSNYYWEHCTEDTEPYEGVIEIIKRINALGKNAAMLTNKPELPAKKILAKFGLIGGESADLISAYLCGDTSPERKPSPAGIFAIMNQFGIAAEKAVMIGDDTPDVMAAKNAGIDSIICLKGFGRPENLLPLEPKYTAGHIKDFAELL; encoded by the coding sequence ATGACATCTTCCACAGAACTGAAAGAACTATTGGACCACAAGGAACTGTTCATTTTTGACCTGGACGGCACCATGTTCAATTCTCTGGGGGACTTGGCTCCCGCGGTGAATTACGCCTTGAAGGCATTTGGCGTCCAGCAGATTTCAAAAGACAATGTAAGAAGTTGCATCGGGAATGGTTCTAGAAATTTGATTCGCAGGTCTGTGGCATCGGGCCTTATGTTTGCCGCAGGAAAAACCGCCGGCGAGCCCATTGCAGGTAAAAGCAACGCCGAACATCTGGATGTTAGGAATGCAGAAGCTGTCGCCGCAGTATTAGAAAGCGCTGGCTTTGATGAAGCAAAAATTGACGAAGTCCTGAAAACTTATTCCAATTATTACTGGGAACATTGCACCGAAGATACGGAACCTTACGAAGGGGTCATCGAAATTATCAAACGCATCAACGCCCTTGGTAAAAATGCAGCCATGCTTACCAACAAGCCGGAACTTCCCGCCAAGAAAATTTTGGCGAAGTTCGGATTGATTGGCGGCGAAAGCGCTGACCTTATTTCAGCATACCTTTGTGGAGACACCTCACCGGAGCGCAAGCCCTCCCCTGCAGGCATTTTCGCCATCATGAATCAATTCGGAATTGCAGCCGAAAAAGCCGTCATGATTGGAGATGACACTCCTGACGTAATGGCGGCAAAAAACGCTGGCATCGACAGCATCATCTGCCTGAAAGGGTTCGGCCGACCTGAGAATTTACTGCCCTTGGAGCCCAAGTACACCGCGGGCCACATCAAGGATTTTGCAGAATTACTTTAA
- a CDS encoding sensor domain-containing diguanylate cyclase — MTFAVLCGVYVYTQKQMTEIVERAFSNGKNMLTQKALFANDEMVQFGRRLKLLARTSEIQSMAPIVVAGYLKSYSVSDLFNKSELITIYDRTGNFVCNNSMIGTESVNAYPVDFSRLTPHKAYFSPWYRDTSDPYPKRTVGINITNRAQGDGNLVAVFSASRIWKKLESTTPSQHEILVAVNGNGEILYHPDLNTWVTSPHKISELGLNIPNIKTYSVTKPEFITSLKNKQYLVNFDYNSDYDFGLFLFQPKSDIDAQAATTKQISIVIMIVFIFVITIMAIWMYRLLGRPLNNLIYHISRISNGELDIAEIKVGNRKDEIGRLAATFNQMHDTIRRQIEELNSHRDLLEQEVKERTKELEEANRRLDLISKTDELTGLPNRREMNETIANEIGRTQRTNKPFCFIFIDIDHFKAINDTYGHACGDEILKAVALNIRGLLRKYDVFARYGGEEFLTLLPETDLDGAAVVAERFRRKIEMMTVHYGDYTINVTITLGVSRFDHRLGADRSIQMADKALYQGKESGRNQVVVWQPEWVTEADYEAAAIELAEFKKKQERDAATAENKSK; from the coding sequence ATGACCTTCGCGGTCCTGTGTGGTGTTTACGTCTATACCCAAAAACAGATGACGGAAATCGTGGAAAGGGCTTTTTCCAACGGAAAGAACATGCTAACCCAAAAGGCCCTTTTCGCCAATGACGAAATGGTCCAATTTGGCAGACGCCTTAAGCTTTTGGCAAGGACCTCCGAAATCCAGAGCATGGCCCCCATTGTTGTTGCGGGCTATCTCAAGAGCTATTCCGTTTCGGACCTATTCAATAAATCCGAGCTGATTACCATTTACGACAGAACCGGAAACTTCGTCTGCAACAATTCAATGATCGGCACGGAAAGTGTAAACGCCTATCCCGTAGACTTTTCAAGACTGACGCCGCACAAGGCATACTTCTCCCCTTGGTATAGAGACACCTCCGACCCCTATCCCAAGAGAACAGTCGGCATCAACATTACCAACCGCGCACAAGGCGACGGTAACTTGGTCGCCGTATTTTCCGCAAGTCGCATCTGGAAAAAACTGGAATCCACAACCCCAAGTCAACACGAAATTCTAGTTGCAGTCAACGGCAATGGTGAAATTCTTTATCATCCCGATTTGAACACCTGGGTCACCTCGCCTCACAAGATTTCCGAACTGGGACTGAATATCCCGAACATAAAGACATATAGCGTAACCAAGCCTGAGTTCATTACATCCCTCAAGAATAAACAGTATCTAGTCAACTTCGATTACAATTCCGACTACGACTTCGGGCTTTTCCTTTTCCAGCCCAAAAGCGACATTGACGCACAGGCTGCAACTACCAAGCAGATTAGCATCGTCATCATGATCGTTTTCATCTTCGTGATTACCATCATGGCTATCTGGATGTATCGACTTCTTGGCCGCCCCCTGAACAACTTGATCTACCACATTAGCCGAATTTCTAACGGTGAACTGGATATTGCAGAAATCAAGGTCGGAAACCGAAAGGATGAAATCGGACGACTGGCGGCAACCTTCAACCAGATGCACGATACCATTAGACGTCAGATTGAAGAGTTGAATTCCCATAGAGACTTGCTGGAACAGGAAGTCAAGGAACGCACCAAGGAACTTGAGGAAGCGAACCGAAGACTGGATCTGATTTCCAAGACGGATGAACTGACCGGACTTCCAAACCGTCGCGAAATGAACGAAACCATCGCCAACGAAATTGGAAGAACACAGCGCACCAACAAGCCCTTCTGTTTCATCTTTATTGACATTGACCACTTCAAGGCAATCAACGACACTTATGGTCACGCCTGCGGTGATGAAATCCTGAAAGCGGTTGCCCTGAACATTCGTGGGCTTCTGCGGAAGTACGATGTATTCGCACGCTATGGTGGCGAAGAATTCCTGACCCTGCTTCCGGAAACGGACCTGGATGGTGCCGCCGTAGTCGCAGAACGTTTCCGCCGTAAGATCGAGATGATGACTGTCCACTACGGAGACTACACAATCAACGTAACCATTACCTTGGGCGTATCCCGCTTCGACCATCGCCTGGGTGCCGACAGAAGCATCCAGATGGCAGACAAGGCTCTGTACCAGGGTAAGGAGTCGGGTCGTAACCAAGTAGTGGTATGGCAACCAGAATGGGTGACAGAAGCCGACTACGAAGCAGCAGCTATTGAACTTGCTGAATTCAAGAAGAAGCAGGAAAGAGATGCCGCAACTGCAGAAAACAAATCAAAATAA